Proteins from a single region of Thermodesulfobacteriota bacterium:
- a CDS encoding S-methyl-5'-thioadenosine phosphorylase, with protein sequence MEKVIGVIGGSGLYDMEGLTGVEEVEVETPFGPPSDAYVTGMLGTA encoded by the coding sequence ATGGAAAAGGTAATAGGCGTCATAGGAGGGAGCGGCCTCTACGATATGGAGGGGCTCACCGGCGTAGAGGAGGTCGAGGTGGAGACCCCCTTCGGCCCCCCCTCGGACGCTTACGTGACGGGTATGCTGGGCACGGCGA